One genomic window of Streptomonospora nanhaiensis includes the following:
- a CDS encoding YcaO-like family protein, with the protein MTLTAAAGHAPREAGGTAPTPHADERPLPVEALVDPECGIIRSVRAVPHPAGAPASYVAMTAAVSDARRLGEWPADRVSLGTSFGDPAQARIAAIAEGVERYCGNWLPAELPDDDLRVASRADLVAAGADPIALADLPVFAPWQYAREGFPYRPLTEATPTLWARCAGLDGAPVWVPASLIHLNWRQARFRSLPRTHHLNYAGIATGQGADDARDRGVLEIVERDALELWWHLDGPAFGIDPASVPGLQADLGGGSLRVFLVAMPSEFAPAVAALVHDEERGLYAAGFSASCDPVRAARKAVLEAIHTWVYTQGCTTADGWVFRAVEHGLLARGLYLDFRDDAAYRDAAGEQCENIIDLGAHVQLWLDPRVHEEARRFTAPVLGTRPITALEPVTMDEVYRRLARRGHRILTRDLTTTDIRRTPLRVVRTFITGLVPNAPAAFAYLGMPRFADAAAERRWRTTWSGGPKDFTLVPPPHM; encoded by the coding sequence GTGACCCTGACCGCAGCCGCCGGCCACGCACCGCGGGAGGCCGGCGGGACCGCCCCCACCCCGCACGCCGACGAGCGCCCCCTGCCCGTCGAGGCACTGGTCGACCCCGAGTGCGGGATCATCCGGTCCGTCCGGGCGGTGCCGCACCCCGCCGGGGCACCGGCGTCCTACGTGGCGATGACCGCTGCCGTCTCCGACGCGCGGCGGCTCGGCGAGTGGCCCGCCGACCGCGTCTCGCTGGGCACCTCCTTCGGCGACCCCGCCCAGGCCCGGATCGCCGCGATCGCCGAAGGGGTCGAACGCTACTGCGGCAACTGGCTCCCCGCCGAACTCCCCGACGACGACCTGCGCGTCGCCTCCCGCGCGGACCTGGTGGCCGCGGGCGCCGACCCGATCGCGTTGGCGGACCTGCCGGTGTTCGCCCCGTGGCAGTACGCCCGCGAGGGGTTCCCCTACCGGCCGCTCACCGAGGCCACGCCGACCCTGTGGGCGCGGTGCGCCGGCCTTGACGGCGCCCCGGTGTGGGTGCCCGCCTCGCTGATCCACCTCAACTGGCGGCAGGCGCGCTTCCGGAGCCTGCCCCGCACCCACCACCTCAACTACGCCGGTATCGCCACCGGCCAGGGCGCCGACGACGCCCGCGACCGCGGGGTCCTGGAGATCGTCGAACGCGACGCCCTCGAACTGTGGTGGCACCTCGACGGCCCCGCCTTCGGCATCGACCCCGCCAGCGTCCCCGGCCTCCAGGCGGACCTCGGCGGCGGCTCCCTGCGCGTCTTCCTGGTGGCCATGCCCTCGGAGTTCGCCCCCGCTGTGGCGGCACTCGTGCACGACGAGGAGCGCGGCCTGTACGCGGCGGGCTTCTCCGCCTCCTGCGACCCGGTCCGGGCCGCCCGCAAGGCGGTCCTCGAAGCCATCCACACCTGGGTCTACACCCAGGGGTGCACCACCGCCGACGGCTGGGTGTTCCGCGCCGTCGAGCACGGCCTGCTCGCCCGCGGCCTCTACCTGGACTTCCGCGACGACGCCGCCTACCGCGACGCCGCCGGCGAGCAGTGCGAGAACATCATCGACCTCGGCGCCCACGTCCAGCTCTGGCTCGACCCGCGCGTCCACGAGGAGGCCCGGCGCTTCACCGCGCCGGTCCTGGGCACCCGCCCGATCACCGCCCTGGAGCCGGTCACGATGGACGAGGTCTACCGGCGGCTGGCCCGCCGCGGCCACCGGATCCTCACGCGCGACCTGACCACGACCGACATCCGCCGGACGCCGCTGCGCGTGGTGCGGACCTTCATCACCGGGCTCGTCCCCAACGCCCCCGCCGCCTTCGCCTATCTCGGCATGCCCCGCTTCGCGGACGCGGCCGCGGAACGCCGGTGGCGCACGACGTGGAGCGGCGGCCCAAAGGACTTCACCCTCGTCCCGCCCCCGCACATGTAA
- a CDS encoding CocE/NonD family hydrolase, whose protein sequence is MTAAAARDHHCPSHDGTVLRGRWWECAHAEGIVLIRTPYDADRHAPIARSWNERGYHCLVQDVRGRYRSEGHWSPYTHEHDDGGAVLARLAAERPGLPVVLFGASYAAHTALEAARAAAEAAGGGPLGPVAAVIVLVPALGPAETAWGPDGTPQIRHRIGWWHEHGRTPRSEPPLPPAELDRRVAHARERGVIEAAADWGWSPRARAGWRRLWTAQRLDLPSRYGRVAAPLLVISGDDDFFHADAQRLARSWNAASHFASGPWGHGLVGGVADTAQRARITAAGGLAHIIDPWLSAHGLPGTAAAWTGVLAPTAAPRTRSLLDPASGTWRHERTPP, encoded by the coding sequence ATGACCGCCGCCGCCGCGCGCGACCACCACTGCCCGTCCCACGACGGCACCGTCCTGCGCGGACGGTGGTGGGAGTGCGCGCACGCCGAAGGCATCGTGCTGATCCGCACCCCCTACGACGCGGACCGGCACGCGCCGATCGCGCGCTCGTGGAACGAGCGCGGCTACCACTGCCTCGTGCAGGACGTGCGCGGACGGTACCGGTCCGAGGGGCACTGGTCCCCCTACACGCACGAGCACGACGACGGCGGCGCGGTCCTGGCGCGGCTGGCGGCGGAGCGCCCCGGGCTCCCGGTGGTCCTCTTCGGAGCCTCCTACGCCGCCCACACCGCTCTGGAGGCCGCACGCGCCGCCGCCGAGGCGGCCGGCGGCGGCCCTTTGGGCCCCGTCGCGGCGGTCATCGTGCTCGTCCCCGCGCTCGGGCCGGCCGAGACCGCGTGGGGCCCCGACGGCACCCCGCAGATCCGGCACCGGATCGGCTGGTGGCACGAGCACGGGCGGACCCCCCGCTCCGAACCCCCGCTGCCGCCCGCCGAGCTGGACCGGCGCGTCGCGCACGCGCGCGAGCGCGGCGTCATCGAGGCCGCCGCCGACTGGGGCTGGTCGCCGCGGGCGCGCGCGGGCTGGAGGCGGCTGTGGACCGCCCAGCGGCTCGACCTGCCGTCGCGCTACGGCCGCGTCGCCGCGCCGCTCCTGGTGATCAGCGGCGACGACGACTTCTTCCACGCTGACGCCCAGCGCCTCGCACGCTCCTGGAACGCCGCGAGCCACTTCGCCAGCGGCCCCTGGGGGCACGGCCTCGTCGGGGGAGTCGCCGACACCGCCCAGCGGGCCCGCATCACCGCGGCGGGCGGACTGGCCCACATCATCGACCCGTGGCTGTCGGCGCACGGGCTGCCCGGTACCGCGGCGGCGTGGACCGGCGTCCTCGCGCCCACGGCCGCGCCGCGCACGCGGTCGCTCCTCGACCCCGCGTCAGGGACCTGGCGCCACGAAAGGACCCCACCGTGA
- the amiA gene encoding streptamidine family RiPP, whose translation MDQQTDQQIVAEIEEPEQLAHLSASHSNALVENPFD comes from the coding sequence ATGGACCAGCAGACGGACCAGCAGATCGTCGCCGAGATCGAGGAGCCCGAGCAGCTGGCGCACCTGTCCGCCTCGCACTCCAACGCCCTCGTCGAGAACCCCTTCGACTAG
- a CDS encoding prolyl oligopeptidase family serine peptidase, producing MTVPALDAALASWERHGRPGLPDRGFALSRLPGRRRRGIYRVGGTAPVFEPDGHILRMAPSPDGRSIAVQLADRADEDAALAVVDTATGALRTYPEVRCRYDPMLWSADSALVELAAGGSRRFVGLDAATGRLRTWAVPPDVRLRLFPGGARGVLAESRPGRPTVLTDRATGTRLGAFSAVMRVLAAGDDVLVHDGARLHAVDPRSGTPRWSWADPSLRITSIAARGTDVLVAGVRAGRSVLLRVAQGAVTADRAVAYRGGPAVATEVGADADGFHVLVEGPVLPPRVVAADRLLAQRPAATAPPAFARTDRHAVTADDGARVPVVVTSPAGATGPTPLILTCYGGFGVPSLPTFEPTVPAWIAHGGRYAIAQIRGGGEHGAAWREAGRGSAKARGIGDLAAAARGLVSAGLTRPDLLVLAGASHGGVVAAGCAFESPGLCAGVVSTAAPLDLLNLGAHPLGRHWIGEFGGPDDGGRAERLRRISPLHRARELPAGTALPRFLGIVLDEDSRVVADDTQAVVDTLRRAGGDAALWRAPGTGHGGNHLDSLHRLGATVLSFAAIATRSTPTTPSTAGKGF from the coding sequence ATGACCGTGCCCGCCCTCGACGCCGCGTTGGCCTCGTGGGAGCGCCACGGGCGCCCCGGCCTTCCCGACCGCGGATTCGCTCTCAGCAGGCTTCCGGGCCGCCGGCGGCGGGGGATCTACCGGGTCGGCGGCACCGCACCGGTCTTCGAGCCTGACGGGCACATCCTGCGCATGGCGCCCTCGCCCGACGGGCGCTCCATCGCCGTTCAGCTGGCCGACCGCGCCGACGAGGACGCCGCCTTGGCGGTGGTCGACACCGCGACGGGCGCCCTGCGCACCTACCCGGAGGTCCGCTGCCGCTACGACCCCATGCTCTGGAGCGCGGACTCCGCCCTGGTCGAACTCGCCGCGGGCGGGTCGCGCCGGTTCGTCGGCCTCGACGCGGCCACCGGCCGGCTCCGGACCTGGGCGGTGCCGCCGGACGTACGGCTCCGGCTGTTTCCCGGCGGGGCCCGCGGGGTGCTCGCCGAAAGCCGCCCCGGCCGGCCCACCGTCCTCACCGACCGCGCCACCGGCACCCGGCTCGGCGCGTTCAGCGCCGTCATGCGGGTGCTGGCCGCCGGAGACGACGTCCTGGTCCACGACGGAGCACGCCTCCACGCCGTCGACCCGCGCAGCGGCACCCCGCGATGGTCCTGGGCGGACCCGTCCCTGCGGATCACCTCGATCGCCGCCCGCGGCACCGACGTGCTCGTGGCCGGCGTGCGCGCGGGCCGCAGTGTGCTACTGCGGGTCGCCCAGGGGGCGGTCACCGCCGACCGGGCGGTGGCCTACCGGGGCGGTCCGGCCGTCGCGACCGAGGTGGGCGCCGACGCCGACGGGTTCCACGTCCTCGTCGAGGGCCCGGTCCTTCCCCCGCGGGTCGTCGCGGCCGACCGGCTCCTGGCCCAACGGCCCGCCGCGACCGCGCCGCCCGCCTTCGCGCGCACCGACCGGCACGCGGTCACCGCCGACGACGGCGCCCGCGTGCCGGTCGTGGTCACCTCGCCCGCGGGCGCGACCGGCCCCACCCCGCTGATCCTGACCTGCTACGGCGGCTTCGGGGTCCCGAGCCTGCCCACGTTCGAACCGACGGTGCCGGCGTGGATCGCGCACGGCGGACGGTACGCGATCGCGCAGATCCGGGGCGGCGGCGAGCACGGGGCGGCGTGGCGCGAGGCCGGGCGGGGCAGTGCCAAGGCCCGCGGCATCGGCGATCTGGCCGCCGCGGCACGCGGGCTCGTCAGCGCCGGACTCACCCGCCCCGACCTGCTCGTCCTGGCCGGCGCGTCCCACGGCGGCGTCGTCGCGGCCGGCTGCGCGTTCGAGTCCCCCGGCCTGTGCGCCGGGGTCGTCAGCACCGCCGCGCCGCTCGACCTGCTCAACCTCGGCGCCCATCCGCTCGGGAGGCACTGGATCGGCGAGTTCGGCGGTCCGGACGACGGCGGGCGGGCCGAGCGCCTCCGCCGGATCTCGCCCCTGCACCGCGCCAGAGAGCTCCCCGCCGGCACCGCCCTGCCCCGCTTCCTCGGCATCGTCTTGGACGAGGACTCCCGCGTGGTCGCCGACGACACCCAGGCGGTCGTCGACACGCTGCGCCGGGCCGGCGGCGACGCGGCCCTGTGGCGCGCGCCTGGAACCGGCCACGGCGGCAACCACCTCGACAGCCTCCACCGCCTGGGCGCCACCGTCCTCAGCTTCGCCGCGATCGCGACGCGATCGACGCCGACCACCCCGTCAACGGCCGGAAAGGGCTTCTGA
- a CDS encoding FecCD family ABC transporter permease gives MPETTSGHPGATTPDRSPTASRAAHDTPRGVPPAPAAAAPRRRGALAVRVLVPALTLALAALLLLSTSIGTIGVSPADAFRIILGHLVPGMPWMSDGSLTTVQDNAVWQFRLPRVLLAALTGASLALAGALIQAVVHNSLAEPYILGVSAGAGVGAVSFIVLGIGISSLGIGASAFVGALLATGAVYFLARKNGRIAPQRLILAGVALGSLFSAVTSYLTITTDAQNVFSIMFFLLGSVSAATMGHLALPASALLAVGVLTAFRARALNALLVGDDAAASLGVNVNRLRTAVLVAAALLTGSVVAVSGGIGFVGLVIPHIARIVVGSDHRKMLPVAVLAGAVFLAGSDLLARTLAAPSEIPLGVLTALVGAPFFLWLLRRDRAESVGMSR, from the coding sequence ATGCCCGAAACAACGAGCGGACACCCCGGGGCGACGACGCCGGACCGCTCCCCCACCGCCTCGCGCGCAGCGCACGACACCCCCCGCGGCGTCCCGCCCGCCCCCGCCGCGGCCGCGCCCCGCCGGCGCGGCGCGCTCGCGGTGCGCGTCCTCGTCCCCGCCCTGACGCTCGCGCTGGCGGCGCTGCTGCTGCTGTCAACGAGCATCGGCACCATCGGGGTGTCGCCGGCCGACGCCTTCCGGATCATCCTCGGGCACCTCGTGCCCGGGATGCCGTGGATGTCGGACGGGTCGCTGACCACGGTGCAGGACAACGCCGTCTGGCAGTTCCGGCTGCCCCGCGTCCTGCTGGCCGCCCTCACCGGTGCCTCGCTCGCCCTGGCGGGCGCGCTGATCCAGGCGGTGGTCCACAACTCGCTCGCCGAGCCCTACATCCTCGGCGTCTCGGCCGGGGCGGGCGTGGGCGCGGTGTCGTTCATCGTCCTGGGGATCGGGATCAGCTCGCTGGGGATCGGCGCCTCCGCCTTCGTCGGCGCGCTGCTGGCGACCGGCGCGGTGTACTTCCTCGCCCGCAAGAACGGGCGCATCGCGCCGCAGCGGCTCATCCTGGCGGGCGTCGCGCTGGGCTCCCTGTTCAGCGCGGTGACCAGCTACCTCACCATCACCACCGACGCGCAGAACGTGTTCAGCATCATGTTCTTCCTGCTCGGCTCGGTCTCGGCCGCCACCATGGGGCACCTCGCCCTCCCGGCCTCGGCGCTGCTCGCCGTCGGCGTGCTCACGGCCTTCCGCGCACGCGCCCTCAACGCCCTCCTCGTCGGCGACGACGCGGCGGCGTCCCTCGGCGTGAACGTGAACCGCCTGCGGACGGCGGTCCTCGTGGCCGCGGCGCTGCTGACCGGTTCGGTCGTCGCCGTCTCGGGCGGGATCGGGTTCGTCGGGCTGGTCATCCCGCACATCGCGCGGATCGTGGTGGGGTCCGACCACCGGAAGATGCTGCCGGTCGCCGTGCTCGCCGGAGCGGTGTTCCTCGCCGGTTCGGACCTTCTGGCGCGGACGCTCGCGGCGCCGTCGGAGATCCCGCTGGGCGTGCTGACCGCCCTGGTCGGTGCGCCGTTCTTCCTGTGGCTGCTGCGGCGCGACCGCGCGGAGAGCGTGGGGATGAGCCGATGA
- a CDS encoding ABC transporter ATP-binding protein: MRVDIENLSAHRGGRPVVADVTVSVPSGTVLGLLGPNGSGKSTLLRAVSGIAAPSSGRVRLDGADVASLSRKEVALRVAVMAQEHSEEFEIPVLDMVLLGRIPHGHGFGRDSDRDIAVALDALDRVGAAHLHHRSFSALSGGERQRVLFARALAQDTPVLVLDEPTNHLDIAHQLELLDLVQAAGRTVVVALHDLNLAARFCDTVGVLVGGRLTALGAPEEVLDTDLIRSAFDVDSTAVVHPRSGRRHFIFDARSTPRRAEGPAHDPSVSAPEGITLP, from the coding sequence ATGAGAGTCGACATCGAGAACCTCTCCGCGCACCGGGGCGGCCGGCCGGTCGTGGCCGACGTGACCGTCTCCGTGCCCTCGGGCACGGTCCTCGGGCTGCTGGGGCCCAACGGCAGCGGCAAGTCCACGCTGCTGCGCGCCGTGTCGGGCATCGCGGCCCCGTCGTCGGGGCGGGTGCGCCTCGACGGCGCCGACGTCGCGTCGCTGAGCCGCAAGGAGGTCGCCCTGCGGGTGGCGGTCATGGCGCAGGAGCACAGCGAGGAGTTCGAGATCCCCGTCCTGGACATGGTCCTGCTCGGGCGCATCCCGCACGGGCACGGCTTCGGCCGCGACTCCGACCGCGACATCGCCGTCGCCCTGGACGCCCTGGACCGTGTCGGCGCCGCGCACCTGCACCACCGCTCGTTCTCGGCGCTCTCGGGCGGCGAGCGGCAGCGGGTGCTGTTCGCCCGCGCGCTCGCCCAGGACACCCCCGTGCTCGTCCTCGACGAGCCCACCAACCACCTCGACATCGCCCACCAGCTTGAGCTGCTCGACCTCGTCCAGGCCGCCGGCAGGACCGTTGTCGTGGCCCTCCACGACCTCAACCTCGCCGCGCGCTTCTGCGACACCGTCGGCGTCCTCGTCGGCGGGCGGCTGACCGCGCTGGGAGCCCCGGAGGAGGTCCTGGACACCGACCTGATCCGTTCGGCGTTCGACGTCGACTCCACCGCGGTCGTCCACCCGCGTTCGGGCCGGCGGCACTTCATCTTCGACGCCCGCAGCACCCCGCGGCGCGCCGAAGGCCCGGCCCACGACCCGTCCGTTTCAGCCCCGGAAGGAATCACCCTCCCATGA
- a CDS encoding ABC transporter substrate-binding protein, which yields MIRSASPAAAASRARRRTPLPALAAAAALPLVLSACGTGVTSGSDAADGSGEAVTITNCGRELSFDSTPTSVVGMMPSQTELLIRLGALDSLVGQAQTDVSPLPDDIADQAADIPVLSTDVPPAREDLLAAAPDLVVSPTEYEFTAEQGFASIEQLKQNGAQAYVATGGCLDRRNTAEVTDVLTDIENLGAILRVPDVAEELSQDAEARLSDVEAAIGDVPRRTVAQVYVEGNSLQAIGAGIEADIIATAGGENVFDPDAPEFADFFAAEITPEEIISRDPDAIVFSVSSPESEENTRDYLERTFPDVAAVKNDRLIAVPKSDLFPGTLGNIDAVELIAQELYPDAF from the coding sequence ATGATCCGCTCTGCGTCCCCCGCCGCCGCGGCGAGCCGTGCCCGCCGCCGCACCCCCCTGCCCGCGCTCGCCGCCGCCGCGGCCCTGCCGCTGGTGCTGTCCGCCTGCGGGACAGGGGTCACCAGCGGCTCCGATGCGGCCGACGGCTCGGGCGAGGCGGTGACGATCACCAACTGCGGCCGCGAGCTCTCCTTTGACTCAACCCCCACCAGCGTCGTCGGCATGATGCCCTCGCAGACCGAACTGCTGATCCGCCTCGGCGCCCTGGACTCCCTCGTCGGCCAGGCCCAGACCGACGTCTCACCGCTGCCGGACGACATCGCCGACCAGGCCGCCGACATCCCGGTGCTCAGCACCGACGTACCCCCGGCGCGCGAGGACCTCCTCGCCGCCGCCCCCGACCTGGTGGTCTCCCCCACGGAGTACGAGTTCACCGCCGAGCAGGGCTTCGCCAGCATCGAACAGCTGAAGCAGAACGGCGCCCAGGCCTACGTCGCGACCGGCGGCTGCCTCGACCGCCGCAACACCGCGGAGGTCACCGACGTGCTGACCGACATCGAGAACCTCGGTGCGATCCTGCGCGTGCCCGATGTCGCCGAGGAGCTCTCCCAGGACGCCGAGGCGCGGCTGTCCGACGTCGAGGCCGCGATCGGCGACGTGCCCCGCCGCACGGTCGCCCAGGTCTACGTCGAGGGCAACTCGCTCCAGGCGATCGGCGCCGGAATCGAGGCGGACATCATCGCCACCGCCGGCGGGGAGAACGTCTTCGACCCCGACGCACCCGAGTTCGCCGACTTCTTCGCCGCCGAGATCACCCCCGAGGAGATCATCAGCCGCGACCCCGACGCCATCGTCTTCAGCGTGTCGAGCCCCGAGTCCGAGGAGAACACCCGCGACTACCTTGAGCGGACCTTCCCCGACGTGGCCGCCGTGAAGAACGACCGCCTCATCGCCGTCCCCAAGAGCGACCTGTTCCCCGGCACCCTCGGAAACATCGACGCCGTCGAACTCATCGCCCAGGAGCTGTACCCGGACGCGTTCTAG
- a CDS encoding GTP-binding protein encodes MEERAPLRVVVATGLHRAARRQAVEALLAAVPRSVAVHHGFEEVGEGVVRRSIRDRWGTHDERPIELVHACASCALREDLVPLLRRLAGQNAYELCVVEGWESVDPRAVSTAVAAEESLALAAVVTAVDTGRLVADLSGHDDLVDRGLDIAQDDDRTVAEVLTRQIEYPSALVVAGDRRPEDAVPLLEQLNPAAAVIPLGPGIADIARGAFDPDAAAARANPAWAQYTPCSGGRVATFTWTRTRPLHPERLHDALAEIVAGCLRGRGRIWLASRPDTLLVWDSHSDLLAIESAGPWLASLPEAAAELVPPARRLSARLDWDPAVGDRRQHLAFTGLDLDTERLTALLDSCLLAPGETWPAFQEDPFDQTLGTQ; translated from the coding sequence ATGGAGGAACGCGCCCCCTTGCGTGTGGTGGTCGCCACGGGCCTGCACCGCGCGGCTCGGCGGCAGGCGGTCGAGGCGCTGCTCGCCGCCGTGCCGAGGTCCGTCGCGGTGCACCACGGCTTCGAGGAGGTCGGCGAGGGCGTCGTGCGGCGCTCCATCCGGGACCGGTGGGGAACACACGACGAGCGCCCCATCGAGCTGGTGCACGCGTGCGCGTCCTGCGCGCTGCGCGAGGACCTCGTCCCGCTCCTGCGGCGGCTGGCCGGCCAGAACGCCTACGAGCTGTGCGTGGTCGAGGGCTGGGAGTCGGTCGACCCCCGCGCCGTGTCCACGGCCGTGGCGGCCGAGGAGTCGCTGGCCCTGGCCGCCGTCGTCACGGCCGTGGACACCGGGCGCCTGGTCGCGGACCTGAGCGGCCACGACGACCTGGTGGACCGCGGGCTGGACATCGCCCAGGACGACGACCGCACCGTGGCCGAGGTGCTCACCCGCCAGATCGAGTACCCGAGCGCGCTCGTGGTCGCCGGCGACCGGCGTCCCGAGGACGCGGTCCCTCTCCTGGAGCAGCTCAACCCGGCCGCCGCCGTGATACCGCTCGGACCGGGAATCGCCGACATCGCCCGCGGCGCGTTCGACCCGGACGCCGCGGCCGCGCGGGCGAACCCGGCCTGGGCGCAGTACACGCCGTGCTCCGGTGGGCGGGTGGCCACCTTCACCTGGACGCGCACGCGGCCGCTGCATCCCGAGCGGCTGCACGACGCCCTGGCCGAGATCGTCGCCGGCTGCCTGCGCGGCCGCGGCCGCATCTGGCTGGCCAGCCGGCCCGACACGCTCCTGGTGTGGGACTCCCACAGCGACCTGCTCGCCATCGAGAGCGCGGGGCCGTGGCTGGCCTCGCTGCCCGAGGCGGCCGCGGAGCTGGTACCGCCGGCCCGCCGCCTCTCGGCCCGGCTGGACTGGGACCCGGCCGTGGGCGACCGCCGCCAGCACCTGGCCTTCACCGGTCTGGACCTGGACACCGAACGCCTGACCGCGCTCCTCGACTCCTGCCTGCTGGCCCCCGGCGAGACCTGGCCGGCGTTCCAGGAGGACCCCTTCGACCAGACGCTCGGCACGCAGTGA
- a CDS encoding DUF4232 domain-containing protein: protein MTRARGAGSVRAAALGALALPALVLGAPAAAADDTAGAGALSVRDCTAVDLEVAETGREAAAGTVYIEFELTKRDPLSPWDDEACTMYPSVADMYWGDSEGNPIGAHAIREGQGGSVFALFPGDTATVTVARPNPDDYDPAECRPTQVDGAALFFQNDEGAEYVPTGGLDRVCANPDLGASTVSAITPA, encoded by the coding sequence ATGACACGCGCACGTGGAGCCGGTTCGGTCCGAGCAGCGGCCCTGGGAGCGCTGGCCCTGCCCGCCCTCGTGCTCGGCGCGCCCGCGGCCGCCGCCGACGACACCGCCGGCGCGGGCGCCCTGAGCGTCCGCGACTGCACGGCGGTGGACCTGGAGGTCGCCGAGACCGGGCGCGAGGCCGCGGCCGGCACCGTCTACATCGAGTTCGAGCTGACCAAGCGGGACCCGCTCAGCCCCTGGGACGACGAGGCGTGCACCATGTACCCCTCCGTCGCCGACATGTACTGGGGCGACTCCGAGGGCAACCCCATCGGCGCGCACGCGATCCGCGAAGGCCAGGGCGGCAGCGTCTTCGCGCTGTTCCCCGGCGACACCGCCACCGTGACCGTGGCCCGGCCCAACCCGGACGACTACGACCCCGCCGAGTGCCGGCCCACCCAGGTCGACGGGGCCGCCCTGTTCTTCCAGAACGACGAGGGCGCCGAGTACGTCCCCACCGGCGGCCTCGACCGCGTCTGCGCCAACCCCGACCTCGGCGCCTCCACGGTCTCCGCGATCACCCCCGCCTGA
- a CDS encoding iron chaperone, giving the protein MSSTDHSTDQGFTAEERAAMKDRATERKKAARRATKAEKAAEALRDVLDKIAAMDEPDRSMAERVHAVVTAGAPGLEPRLWYGMPAYALNGKLVCHFQARAKFNTRYATLGFSDHARLDEGPMWATGFALSEMTPEVEERIAALVKRAVG; this is encoded by the coding sequence ATGAGCAGCACCGACCACAGCACCGACCAGGGGTTCACGGCCGAGGAGCGGGCCGCGATGAAGGACCGCGCCACGGAGCGGAAGAAGGCGGCGCGCCGCGCCACCAAGGCCGAGAAGGCGGCGGAGGCCCTGCGCGACGTGCTCGACAAGATCGCGGCGATGGACGAGCCGGACCGGAGCATGGCCGAGCGCGTCCACGCCGTCGTCACCGCCGGCGCGCCCGGGCTGGAGCCCAGGCTCTGGTACGGCATGCCCGCCTACGCGCTGAACGGCAAACTGGTCTGCCACTTCCAGGCCCGGGCCAAGTTCAACACGCGCTACGCCACCCTCGGGTTCAGCGACCACGCGCGGCTAGACGAGGGGCCGATGTGGGCGACCGGGTTCGCCCTGAGCGAGATGACCCCGGAGGTGGAGGAGCGGATCGCCGCGCTGGTGAAGCGGGCGGTGGGCTGA
- a CDS encoding TetR/AcrR family transcriptional regulator: protein MAATSDSARPARRSERSRRATLDAVFDLTVRRGYAAVTVEAIAAAAGVGKPTIYRWWPSKGALALEAISDRVGGVLDFPDTGDIAADLTSQITALVTLLNSGFGTVYRGVIAEAQGDPDLAAALRDTVVEPRSRVCQDRLAKAVAEGQLRGDVPVRVMVELLYAPVYYRFLLGTDPLSPRQVPGQVEAVLAGLRPPA, encoded by the coding sequence GTGGCTGCCACCTCCGACTCCGCGCGCCCGGCCCGGCGCAGCGAGCGCTCCCGCCGCGCGACCCTGGACGCCGTCTTCGACCTGACCGTGCGGCGGGGATACGCCGCGGTCACCGTCGAGGCCATCGCCGCCGCCGCCGGCGTGGGCAAACCCACCATCTACCGGTGGTGGCCCTCCAAGGGCGCGCTCGCCCTGGAGGCCATCAGCGACAGGGTCGGCGGCGTGCTCGACTTCCCCGACACCGGCGACATCGCCGCCGACCTCACCAGCCAGATCACCGCCCTGGTCACCCTGCTCAACAGCGGCTTCGGCACCGTCTACCGGGGCGTGATCGCCGAGGCGCAGGGCGACCCCGACCTCGCCGCCGCCCTGCGCGACACCGTCGTCGAGCCCCGTTCCCGCGTGTGCCAGGACCGGCTGGCCAAGGCCGTCGCCGAAGGACAGCTGCGCGGCGACGTCCCGGTCCGGGTGATGGTCGAACTGCTCTACGCGCCGGTCTACTACCGGTTCCTGCTGGGTACCGACCCCCTGAGCCCGCGCCAGGTCCCCGGCCAGGTCGAGGCCGTCCTGGCCGGACTCCGACCGCCGGCCTAG